TGAGGTTTTGAAACCTTAGAGGTAGTTATGTTTGGATTTGTTATTCGGTTTTTGGTTGTTTGAATTGAGTGAGTTGTTACTTGTTAGGAGTTCCTTTTGACTATTTAatatttgagaaattaaatatcctcttaCTTTTCTTCCTACAAATCCTCATAAccaattaaatgatgacatgtgtcattTTAGTATACTAAACTATCATTAAATGAACATTAAATATGACAAATGTCATCATTTAATTGGGTAGGAATATTTGTAGGAACAAAAAatagaaggatatttaatttctcttaataTTTATGTGTGGTTGAATTTTGAAATGGTTTCTTATGTGTTGAGCTTGGTTGGTTATGGTTGCTCTATTTATTGTTCTTTAATGTTTCCATAATGTTGATGATATATGCTTGCTTTTGAAATATCTCAAGCTAATAACTTGACCAAAAAAACCAATAAGATATACTGGTTTGAATGATTTTTACATTTAGATTTTACATGACAGTAATTGCAATTAAATTAATAAGTACCATGTCTGTTAGGTAcaaaattgagtaatctaaccaaCACATTTTTTATAAAGTaaccattatttttatttttatttttgaaaaaaaattacgtACATTGGAATGGGATTTTGGAGTGGAATTATCCAGTCCAACCCAAAGAAGAATTAATATTCGATTCCAATGAGTTGGTAGTTTTGCGGGTAAGTTCTTTATTATTTTACTtgtatttaataaatatttaattataacTATAAAATTGTTTATCAGGAACACGTAGATCTTGACTGAAAAACAAATTCGAAATGTTGTATTAATTGATAGTAGGTGGTTATTTTAAATTGGTAATGTTTTGTATATCATTTTATTGCATTGCTATTTGAAGGTGAGTTGTtgtaatgattttttttaacaaaatcgaTTGGAAAATTTTATTTTCAGTTTAACTTACAAGTACATTGCCTAAAATGAGAATTGgcttaaagtatgttgctattttttagCATTCAACCTAAAAAGGAAGGGTGAGTTGAGACAGTTTTTAgaagaacaaaaaataaatataaataaataaaggactttaggggATTTACATTGTATATTGTTTCTATGCAGTGTCCTTTCATTTTTTTATGCATTCTACTTTGATAAAAGCTATCcaatataacattgtacttttttAAAGGGGGATTGGGACGATTTGGTATTTTGTTGCTATCTTGGGTCTGTTTAGGTGAGAAAAGGGGGATGTTGTGGGGAAAATTGGTGGTCAGAATGTTAAAAAATGTTACTATAAGTACCAGTAATAACCTTATTGCCTGAAGGTATTGTCTATAACTCTTCCTATGTTTTTTTTCACAAATGGTCAATTTCATGGCATAAAGATTGGAAAACAAGAACTCATGTCTTTTATCATGTTCCAGGTTGGTTTAATCCAGATCCAGGATAAATCGTAAAATTATGGTATCTTTTTATGTTTCATACTTTCATAGCAATATACTTCTGTTTTTTGTTCAAATATAACATCCTATTTTTATTTTCTGCTTTGCgaatagcaatgtatttttaatttttatcaaatatagcattgtatttttgttttctattttgtcAAATACAGAaaaatgaaagtagaatgttatatatatatatatatatatatatatatatatatatatatatatatatatatatatggtatatattccaaagtacattgttattttctttatgtatcttttgtttgtttgttgtgTGATCTATATTTGTGTTAGTTCCAACTGATGTGTTCTTCTATGTAGTAGCACACTAGAATATAGTGGACACTTTTGTGCTTTGATCAGTTCATGAACTtcctattttattattattattattatttttattattattgtaccaactttttatatcttttatattttatcatatgtattttttttatatgttccCCGCGTTTTGCGCAGGTGATACTCtaattcattttaaaatcattcgATATTTCACTTCTAACGATCACATACCAAAAACATGCACACTTCATTTTAACAAATATGTTATACATGAATTACAAACTTAATTAAAAGGAAACCACCAGCCGGTGTACACCACTCAAGTTATTAGAAtcgaatatatatatttattacaaAATACATGCATATATGCTATATATCAAGCCGCCTTAGGATCAATGGCAAATTATTCAAAccatacgtagttacaacattaaATCATACTAATATATATTATGAGATTAAATCACTGATGTAGCCCCACGTCCAGAATACCAAACTGCAGGTTTTGGTTTCGTCATGCAAGAAACCATATTAACCAGCGTTTCCTTGGCTTTCGAGTACACCGCCCTAAAGCGTATCCTCTCGAATGGAAAAGACGTAAATACAAAAATAAGGACAGGGAAGAACGAAATGGCGTACAAGGTGATGTCTGTCCACTTCCTCCCACTGCTGACAGTTAGAATGAGCGTTGATGCGAACGCCAGCATCAACATCGCCACGGAGATCGTCAACATCACAAGCCCTGCTTTCAACTTCCGACCAAGAGATCTTTCGAAATCCTTAAACCGATATGATGATGTGATGATGTTGAGAAACATGATAACTGATGTCAAAGCTGCTGAGAGCGACATTGCATCTGCTACTGTAAAAAAGAAGAACAAAGGTTTTTCCTTAAGAACTGGCTGACCCGTCTTTGGATTTGGACCTCCGGGTACTGTATACGCTGCCGCAAACGCAACGGTGGCAATCAGCACTGCAACAACTGTGTAATTTTTCGCATTCTCGGTCATCCATTCTTTGGCTTCCTTACGACGTTCATCATTTCCCTCATTAAACTCCTGTTCAGCAGTCTTGGATCTTGAGTTCAACTTCATTTTGTCCAAGGTTGTACATATTTTCTCTACTTTCTGCACAATCCATGAGAGAATATATTTCGAAAATTATTAGAATATGATTCTGGTTTTATCTGAATATAAACGGAATTaatgcatgcatgcatatatgTTAATTAGAACGATGAACTGACCTTAAACATACGCATATTATCTTGCAGTACGTACGCAGGACCTTTTAAATCCGAATCGACATCTTCTACCTCTTCGGCAACCATATGGAGCAAGGTGTTTGCATCGTTATCGATCTTTCCTCTCAATCGCTGCTTTGCATATCTCGTATTGACCACCATATCAAAAATTTCGTGGTTACGATTTTTGATTGCTACATGTAAAATGTTACGCCCATCTTGATCAATATGTTCGATTGCCTGAGGGTACAAAGTTAGTATTTCCTCAACGATCTGCGGGCACCCATGTTTCGTTGCTAATAACAGTGGAGTATCCGGCAAACGAGCAGCAgattcataagttatgatttcTTCTTGTGTTATGGATGAAGTTTTTCCATATTGAtgaactttggatctatgttttgttaACCTTGATGCAGTTTTTTCCCATGAAGTGTCTTTTTTTACCAGGAGCTTAACTAGTTTCATTGCCCATTCGCATTTGAACTTCTGTTTTCGCAACTTCTTCAAGGGGGACAACATCCAACTGGTGTCTTCAACATTTGGATCAATTACTAGCATCAAAAAGTAGGAATTAAAATTTATTAGTCTTTTTCACAACAGCATAAGAATAGCATAGAAGTGGATATATGGTTAGTATCATCATACAGTTGTATATAATGCGCACGAAGAAATTATCTGGAGGGGGTTCTAGTGGACGGCAGGAAAGAAGTTGAAGAGGTGTCATCCCGTCTTCATCCTTTTCATGAATTAAATGTTTATGCTTCACTGCTATCTCATGACACATCCCTGCAAAAACACATACACGACATAAGAACCATTTTAATCAAAATCGAAATATGACaagtatatatagttatatacttaCAGTAGTTTCTGCTAAGAATTGCTAGATGGAGTATGGTAGATCTATCATCTCTTAGAAGAAAGGTTTTCAAATCAGGTCCCTGATTTG
The genomic region above belongs to Lactuca sativa cultivar Salinas chromosome 4, Lsat_Salinas_v11, whole genome shotgun sequence and contains:
- the LOC111907878 gene encoding ankyrin repeat-containing protein At2g01680 — protein: MDTEDMKINSQLYEALMQKDDDKVLDICASIPKGPLHTVTIHEDTVIHIATYHKKNDLVLQLLNMVPLSDSHKLTWQNNGGSTILHEAGTNNRTVVAAAEMLRRAPMLLSMANKQGETALFYAARHGKTKIFKFLHDQVTKTNQGPDLKTFLLRDDRSTILHLAILSRNYWMCHEIAVKHKHLIHEKDEDGMTPLQLLSCRPLEPPPDNFFVRIIYNLIDPNVEDTSWMLSPLKKLRKQKFKCEWAMKLVKLLVKKDTSWEKTASRLTKHRSKVHQYGKTSSITQEEIITYESAARLPDTPLLLATKHGCPQIVEEILTLYPQAIEHIDQDGRNILHVAIKNRNHEIFDMVVNTRYAKQRLRGKIDNDANTLLHMVAEEVEDVDSDLKGPAYVLQDNMRMFKKVEKICTTLDKMKLNSRSKTAEQEFNEGNDERRKEAKEWMTENAKNYTVVAVLIATVAFAAAYTVPGGPNPKTGQPVLKEKPLFFFFTVADAMSLSAALTSVIMFLNIITSSYRFKDFERSLGRKLKAGLVMLTISVAMLMLAFASTLILTVSSGRKWTDITLYAISFFPVLIFVFTSFPFERIRFRAVYSKAKETLVNMVSCMTKPKPAVWYSGRGATSVI